The following is a genomic window from Sulfitobacter pontiacus.
CCAGACGCGGCCCTGACCCAAGCGCTTAGTGCCGCTGCCCAATATGTTTCTGGAGAGACCAAAATATGATTCCCCTGCACCGCTCTGCCGAAGTCGCCAAAGCCCATGCGAATGGAACCCCCGTTGTTGCGCTGGAAAGCACGATCATCACCCACGGGATGCCCTATCCGCAAAACCTAGAGGTCGCGCGTCAGGTCGAGGCAGATGTGCGTGAGGCCGGTGCGATCCCCGCCACCATCGCTGTGATCGACGGACGTTTGCACATCGGGCTCGAGGACGACGAGCTGACGGCATTGGCGCAGGCCAAGAATGTCGCCAAACTGTCGCGCGCCGATATGGCGGCCTGCATCGCCACGGGCGGCACCGGTGCCACAACGGTTGCCGCGACGATGATCGCCGCCCATCTGGCCGAGATCGCGGTTTTCGCCACCGGCGGTATCGGCGGCGTGCATAAGGGCGCAGAAGACAGCTTTGATATCTCTGCCGACCTGATGGAGCTTGCCCAAACGCCGGTGACCGTTGTCGCCGCGGGGGCCAAGGCCATTCTGGATGTGGCCAAAACGCTCGAGGTGCTGGAAACGCAAGGCGTGCCGGTGATCACCGTCGGCCAAGACAGCTTCCCCGCCTTCTGGAGCAGCACCTCCCCGCTGAAATCGCCCCTGCGCATGGATAACGCGACTGATATCGCCGCCGCCCATAAAATGCGCGGTCATATGGGTTTGCCCGGGGGGCAGCTGGTCGCCAACCCGATCCCGAAAGAGGATGAAATCGCCGCCGCTGATCTGGCACCCATCATCATGGCCGCCCAAGCCGATGCCAATACCCACGGCATCAGCGGTAAGGCCGTGACCCCCTATCTATTGCAGCGCATCTTCGAACTGACCGAAGGCCGGTCGCTGACCGCGAACATCGCATTGGTGCGTAACAACGCCCGTTTTGCGTCCAAAATTGCGGCTGCACTTATGTCAAAAGACGCATAAAGCTTAATTATTATGCGTCCTCCATTGTAGCAACGCGTGAAACGCCCTAGCTCTAACGCATTGCTGCAGTGGGATAACCTTCATTCATGAACACACCGTTTACGCCGCCCCTTCCTCCCGCACCGCGCCGGACTTTGCTCTCGCGGATCAGGGCTTCGTTCCTGACGGGGCTGGTGGTGATTGCGCCGGTCGGCCTCACGATCTGGCTGATCTGGAGCGTGATCGGCTGGATCGACGGGATCGTGCTGCCGATGGTGCCGCTGGCCTATCACCCCGACCGGCTGATCCAGACGTATTTCGGGTTGGACCCGTCTGCCCAGATCAACGTGCGCGGCATCGGTGTGATCATCTTCTTGCTGTTTACGGTCATCGTCGGTTGGCTGGCCAAGGGCATTATCGGGCGGTCGTTCATCCGTTTCGCCGAAAGTCTGGTAGAGCGTACACCTGTGGTGCGGACCATCTATTCCGGCATCAAGCAGATTTCGGAAACGATTTTCGCCCAGTCAGAGCGCAGCTTTGAAACCGCCTGCATGATTGAATACCCGCGTAAGGGTATGTGGGCGCTTGGTTTTATCTCTATCCCCGCAAAGGGAGAGGTCGCCGCAGCAGGGGGTGAAGGATCGAACCTTGTGGGGGTGTTTGTGCCAACCACGCCCAACCCGACCTCGGGCTTTTTGTTGTTCGTGCCGCAAAAGGATGTGACCGAGCTCGACATGTCGGTCGAGGACGCAGCCAAGCTGGTGATCTCTGCCGGGCTGGTCTATCCGCCAAAGAAACCGGTGCCTGTGGACCCATCCGCGACCCCGCGGCCCGACCGCATTTCCCCTAGCTGAACATCTTGCGCAGATCGACTGAACTGCGTTTGCCTACACTGTCGATATCGGTTTGCAGAAACCGCTCGGCCGAGGTGCGGCCCGCGGATTTAAGCGCAGTGATCACCGCCCCGTTCGGCACGCTTTTGGTAGCGGTGGACAGCTGCGACATCAGATCATCGTCAGCGACCATGTGAATCCGCAACCGCTGCATCTGACCTTCCTCGACACGTCCCTGATCCAGCAGGTTCTGCACAAAGTGGATCGCACGAAGTTCGCGTAACAGGCTGGAATTAAAGCTGATTTCGTTCACTCGATTGTGGATCATCTGCGGCGTGGTGGGCAGTTCGTCCCGTTCAAGCGGGTTGATATTGATGATGACGATATCCCCCGGCAAGTCCGAGGAATACAGCGGGAAAAGCGCCGGATTGCCGGTATAGCCCCCGTCCCAGAACGCCTCGCGCCGGCCCGATTTCGGATCCTCCATCTCGATCGCCTGAAACAGCGTCGGCAGACAGGCAGAGGCGAGGATCGCGTCAGGCGTGATCTCTTCTTTCTCGAAGACGCGAATCTTGCCGTCGCGCACTTTGGTCGCGCTGACAAACAGCCGTGGTCCCGCCGCCTCGCAGATATGTTCGTAATCAAACGTCTCGACAATATCGCGCAGCGGGTTGCGATAGAGCGGGCCGTAGACATAGGGCGACACGATCTGCGTCATCGCCGTGCTGAGCATGACCGGCCAGCTATAGGCCATCGCCTGACTAAGCGCACCGACGCCAAAGGGGGCCATCCAGCCGTTCAGATGCAGGTTACCGACACCGGCGACCTTATCCCACAGCCAATCCAGATTATCGCGCGCGGCCTGATGCCCGCCCTTGATCAGCCCCGCCTTCAATGCAGCGCCGTTCAGTGCGCCAGCCGATGTGCCGGAAATACCGCTGATCTCAAGCTCTGGCTCTTCCAGCAGCCGGTCAAGCACGCCCCAGGTGTAGGCCCCATGCGCGCCGCCGCCCTGTAGGGCAAGGTTGATCTGTTTTTTCTGCATCTAGACGCTCCGCCAATCGGCGCGCGCGAGGTATCCCCGCGCGCGGCGACGGGTGCTATATTACAGGGCGGTCCAGCCACCATCGACGCTGATCGTTGTACCGGTGATCTGGTCCCCTGCCTCGGAACATAGGAAGGTCGCGGTGCCGCCCAGTTGTTCGACCGTGGCGAACTCTTTCGACGGTTGGCGCTTGAGCATGACGTTCTTGATCACCTCTTCGCGCGACATGTCGTATTCTTTCATCGTGTCGGGGATCTGCTTTTCTACGATATCGGTCAGCACATAGCCCGGGCAGATGGCATTGCAGGTGATCGGGTCTTCGGCCGTTTCCAGCGCGGTGGTTTTGGACAGCCCGACGATCCCGTGCTTGGCCGCAATATAGGCGGATTTATAAGGCGACGCCGTGAGCCCGTGCGCCGAAGCGACGTTGATCACGCGGCCCCAGCCCGCCTCGCGCATCATTGGCAGAGCCACTGCGGTGGTATGAAACGCAGAACTGAGGTTGATGGCGATGATCGCGTCCCATTTCTCGGTCGGGAAGCTGGGGATCGGCGCCACATGCTGGATGCCCGCGTTGTTCACCAGAATATCGCAGCGCCCTGCATCGGTGATCAGCTGGCGGCATTCTTCGGCTTTCGACATATCCGCCTTGATAAAGCGCGCGGTGACTCCGGTTTCGTTGGCGATATCTTTCGCAATAGCGTGGTCTTCGTCGCGGTCGGTAAAGGAGTTCAGCACAACATCCGCCCCCGCCCGCGCCAATGCCCAAGCGATGCCAAGCCCGATACCGGAATTGGACCCCGTGATGACTGCTGTTTTTCCTGAAAGATCGATGCTGTAAGCCATGAAAATCTCCTAGCGTTTCTGCAGGTGCATCATGGCGGGCTGTGAAACGAATGGAAACGGCTAATTCCGCACCCCGGCGGAATGCCCCTGCTGCCTAGACATATGCCGGATCACGGGCAAAAAAAAACGTCCGCACGAAGCGGACGTTAAGTTATTGAGGCAGGTTTCATACAGGCAAGAAACCTATCGAGCAGTGAGTTCGTTATACGCAATTCGCCGCCGTAATCCAAGCTTAAAGTTTGAACTGTAGCCGCCGCATCGCTAAGGAATACGCTAATAAAACAAGGGCAGAGCGGGATTGTTGCTAAAATGGCGTTTAAATTTTTCCAAAGCTGTCGGGCAGTTGCAGCTGTTTCTTCACTGATTCTTCTCAGTGGATTCGCCCGCGCCGAGCCCGCACATGGTATATCTATGTATGGGGACCCTGCTCTCCCACCTGATTTTGTGTCGCTGCCCTATGCCAACCCGGACGCGCCCCAAGGCGGCGCGATCGTTCTGGGCAACACCGGCGGGTTTGACAGCCTCAATCCCTTCGTGCGCAAGGGCACCTCTCCGTGGCAGTTGCCGTTCTTTACCCATGAAAGCCTGATGGGCCGTTCGTGGGATGAACCTTTCGCGCTTTACGGGCTTTTGGCCGAATCGATTGAGGTCCCGGAGGACCGGTCCTGGGTCGAATTCACCCTGCGACCCGAGGCGCGCTTCTCTGATGGCAGTCCGGTCACCCCCGAGGATGTGATCTTTAGCTACGAAATGCTCGGCACAAAGGGGCACCCGCGCTACCACGGGCTTTATGCCCAGATCGACAGCATCACCCAGACCGGTCCGCGCAGCGTCAGAATGGCGTTCAACACCGACAACCGAGAGCTGGCCCTGCTGGCAGGGATGCGCCCGATCCTAAGCAAGGCGCAATGGGAGGGCCGCGATTTCGCCAACGCCCCGCTGGCGGAGATACCGCTTGGCTCCGGCCCCTATGTGGTCAGCGATTATAAGGCGGGCAAACAGGTCATCCTGACGCGTAACCCTGACTACTGGGGCAAGGACGTGCCGTTTCGCAAAGGCACCCATAACATCGACGAGATAAAGCTCGACTTTTACGGCGACGCGAATGTGTTGTTCGAGGCGTTCAAGGCCGGAGAGATTTCCGCCCTGCGCGAATTCAACGCCGAAAGCTGGGCGACGCAATATGACTTCCCCGCCGTGCAGCGCGGTGATGTGGTCAGATCCACCTTCGCCCATAGCAAACCCTCGGGCATGACCGGATTGGTCATGAACACCCGCCGCGCTCCGTTTGACGACATCCGCGTGCGTGAGGCGCTGATCGCGGCCTTTAACTTTGAGTATATCAACGAGACGCTGACCGGCGGGGCGCAACCGCGCATTACCTCTTATTTCTCGAACTCTCCACTGGCGATGCAAGACGGCCCCGCCACCGGCCGCGTGGCCGAGTTGTTGACCCCCTTTGCTGATGACCTGCCTGCCGGCGCGCTTGACGGCTATGCGCTGCCCGTGTCCGACGGATCCGCCCGCAACCGCGCGGGCATCCGCCGCGCCATGGGCGCGTTGGCCGACGCGGGATACAGCGCCGATGGCGGCACCATGCGGGGGCCTGACGGGCAACCCTTGTCGTTCAGCATCCTGCTGTCCAAAGGCAGCAGCGAGAATATCGCCATTGCCGAGCTTTATATCCAGGCGCTGGCCCGATTGGGCATCACCGCCCGCGTGGACGCTGTGGATGACGCGCAATTCGTCGCGCGTAACGCGGCCTTCGACTTTGACATGGCCATCTTCCGCCGCGCCCTCTCGCTGAGCCCGGGCAACGAACAACGCTATTACTGGGGGTCGGAGGCTGCCGATCAGGAAGGCAGCCGCAACCTGATGGGGGTGAAATCCCCTGCCATTGACGCGATGATCAATACGATGGTCGGGGCCAGCAGCGCCGAGGATTTCACCGCCGCCACCCGCGCGCTGGATCGCGTGCTGACCGCCGGGCGCTATGTCATCCCGTTCTGGCAGTTCACCGAAGACCGCATCGCCCATGTCGCAGCGATGAAATACCCCTCCCACGTGCCGCTGTATGGCGACGGGCCGAACTATATGCCCGAGGTCTGGTGGATTGAACCGGCCCAGTAAGCGACGCGTGTAGGTATCAGGCGGCGGTGCCTGTGGCGTAGCGGCCCTTCGGGGAGAGTTTATTTGGCAAAATGAAGCGCGGGCCCGTCGGTTAGGTGAGCGATGTGACCCAAAGGATCGTGGCGTCCTCATCGCTGGTAGAAACGACGTTATGCCCCATCGTCGCATCATAATAGGCGCTGTCGCCGCGGCGCATTTCGACGGGTTCGTAGAATTCGGTGTATAAGGTGATGACGCCGGTCAGCACGTAAAGGAACTCCTCCCCGTCGTGGCGCACCCAGCCGTCGAACTCATCCATCCGGCGGGCACGGATACGCGCGCGGTAGGGCAGCATCTGCTTTTTGCGCAGCGTATCGGCCAGCATCATGTGCTCGTAGGTGGTCGTCGCCTTGGCCGCCCCCTCGCCCGATTTGGTGACCGCCATGCGCCCGTTGATCTGCCCCGCCGAGGGGGGCGTAAAGAGCTGTGGCACCGAGATTTCCAACCCCACGGCGAGCTTTTTCAGCGCCTCATAGGTGGGCGACATCTGGCCGTTCTCGATCTTGCTGAGCGTGGAACGGGCCAGTCCGGCCTGATTGGCGGCTTGCTCCAGCGTCCAGTTGCGCGCCTTGCGCAGCTCGCGCACGCGCGCCCCCAGATCAACAGGCGGGGCGGTTTCCGTCTCGCCGCTTTCGCGGGCGATCTGGATCATGGATTTCGGGCCGTCTTGCGTCATGCGCTGGCTATAGCGTCGCGCCGGAGCGCTTGCAACGCTGCTGCGCGCGGGGTAGCGATTGGGCATGCTGTCCGTCTCTGCGTCCACCGGCTTTGCGCCTTGCCCCGCCCCGTTCAATCTTGCCGCCCATGTTCTGGGCCGCGCCGCCGATTTGGGCGACAAGACGGCGCTTGCCATTGTCGGGCCCGATCGCGTTGAGGCGTGGCGTTTCGACCAGCTTGAGGCCGCCGTGCGCGGCACCGCGACGGGATTGCTGGGCATGGGGCTGCGCCCGGGGGACATCGTGCTGATGCGCCTTGGCAATACTGTGGATTTCCCGCTGGCCTATCTGGGCGCGCTGGCCGCAGGCTTGGTGCCTGTCCCCACCGCCGCCGCACTGACAGAGCCGGAGGTTGCCGCGATCATCGCCACCCTCGCGCCCAAGGCGGTCTTGCGCGATCCCGCCGTGCCCTGCCCGCCGAATGACACCACCGTGGATCTGGCCCAGCTCAGGTCCATGCGCGATTTGCCCGCGGCCCCCTGGCATATGGGAGACCCCGACCGGCTGGGCTATATCATCTATACCTCTGGCACGTCGGGCCGGCCGAGCGCGGTGATGCATGCACATCGCGCCATCTGGGCACGGCAGATGATGGTGCGCGGATGGTATGATCTGAAGCCCGAGGATCGGGTCATGCATGCAGGCGCGTTCAATTGGACCTATACGCTGGGGACCGGCCTGATGGACCCCTGGACCGCCGGTGCCACCGCCCTGATCCCGGCTGCGGGCGTGGCACCTGCGGATTTACCTGCCTTGATGGCGCGGCATGAGGCGAGCCTTTTTGCAGCCGCACCGGGGGTGTACCGTCAGATCCTGAAACGCCACGACCAGATCAATGTGCCAAGCCTGCGCCATGGGCTAAGCGCGGGGGAGAAGCTTCCCTCGGCCGTTGCCCGCGCGTGGCAGGCTGCCAGCGGCACGCCGATCTTCGAGGCCTACGGTATGTCGGAGTGTTCGACCTTTCTCTCCGCCTCTCCCGACCGTCCGGCGCGGGCCGGCACATTGGGCCAGCCTCAGGACGGGCGGCGCATCGCGTTGATCGGGACGGAAGGCCCGGTAGAGATCGGCCAAGAGGGCACCATCGCGATCCACAAGAGCGACCCGGGGCTGATGCTTGGCTATCTTGGCGCGCCGGATCAAACGGCCCAGAAATATCAGGGTGACTGGTTCATGACCGGCGATCAAGGTGTCATGGGCACGGATGGGCAGATCACCTATCTGGGGCGCAATGACGATATGATGAACGCGGGCGGGTTCCGCGTCTCGCCGATCGAGGTGGAACAAACCCTCGCCAAATTCCCAGGCATCCATGCTGTCGGCGCGGCGGAGGTCGAGGTTAAACCCGACGTGACCGTGATCGCGGCCTTCTATACCGCCGATAGCCCGCTGGACGAGGCCGCGCTGGCGCTTTATGCACAAGACAACATGGCGCGCTACAAGCAGCCGCGCCTTTTCATCCACCTGCCAGAGCTGCCGATGGGCGCGAATGGCAAACTGCTGCGCCGGTCCTTGCGTGCAGCCTATGAGGCACAACGATGACCCAGACGATCAAGCTTGATATCATGTCCGACCCGATTTGCCCTTGGTGCTATATCGGCAAAGCCCATCTGGACCGCGCACTGGAAAGCGAGCCGGACCACCCTTTCGCGATCGAATGGCACCCGTTCCAGCTTAACCCCGACATGCCTGCCGACGGGATGGACCGCCGTGCCTATCTGGAAGGCAAGTTCGGCGGCAAGGAAGGTGCGGTGCGGGCCTATGCCCCTGTGGTGGAACATGCCGAGAAAGCCGGTCTCAAGATCAACTTCGAGGCGATGCAGCGCACCCCCAACACGCTGAACGCCCATCGGTTGATCCACTGGGCCGGGATCGAAGGGCGCCAAACCGCTGCGGTATCGGCGTTGTTCAAAGCCTATTTTGTTGATGCGCGCGATATTGGCGATGCCGAGGTGCTCGCCGATATCGCCGACGGGATCGAGATGGATGCATCTGTTGTGACGCGTCTATTGGCGACAGATGAGGATATGGAAGACATCCGCAAACGCGATGCGCACAGCCGCGAGATGGGCATCAACTCCGTCCCGACCTTTATCGTGGGCGGGCGTCACGCGGTGCCGGGCGCGCAGCCGCCAGAGCTTTGGAAAAAAGTACTGGCCGAGCTGCGCAACGAAGGCTGAGGCCACGCGCCCGATCTGGAAGTCAGGGGCAGAAAGGCTTTGCCTTTGCGCTGAAACCCGCCTAGAATCAAACGGATAAAGGGGCAAAGACCTCTATCCAGATCGAGCGGGCAGCATGAAATACGATATCCCCTTTCCCTTTATGGGACGCGGGCGGGCGACGGTGGTGACACCGGCGGCGCGCCCGTCCAGCTTCACACCCTCCACGCCAATGACGCGGACGATCCTGACCTATGGCGGGTTCGACGGATTCCACACCGGTCACGCCGACTGGCTGCGGCAGCTGGCCCGTATGGGCAGCGATCTGGTCGTCGGATGCCAGAGCGAACAGTTCTGTCAACGTGCGGGGCGTCCGGCGCATCTCGGCTTTGCCGCCCGCCGTGCGGTGTTGGAACGGTGCCGCTATGTCTCGCGTGTCATTCCGCTTGAGACATGGGATCAGGTGCGCAGCGATATCGTGAATTACAACGTCTCGGTATTGGCCCTGCCCGCGCATCTTCCCCTGCCGGTGTCGGGACTGGACGAGATCGTTCAGGTACTGCGTTTGCCGGTGACCGCCCGCGAGACAGTGCAGCGCCAGCGCGCCCAAGCCAGCTGACGGCGCGACGCCGATTGCACTATCTGTAAGGCAGCCTTATGAACACCATAGGCTGCGCCCTGCGGCCCACCGTCACGATGGAGCCGATGGATGACCGACGACCGCCCCGACATCAACATGAGCCGCCCTGAGTTTGTAGCGCTGATTGCGATGATGTTCGCAATCATTGCTTTCTCGACCGATGCAATGCTGCCTGCCCTGCCAGAGATCGGCGCAGAGCTGTCGCCTTCGGATATGACAAAAGTCCCGCTGATTGTGACCGCCTTTATTCTGGGCATGGGGATGGGCACTTTTGTCACCGGCCCACTGTCCGATGCATTCGGGCGCAAGAATATCATCTACCTCGGATCTGCGATCTATATCGCGGGGGCTGTGGTGGCGTGGCTGAGCCAATCGCTGGAGGTGATGCTGATCGCGCGGGTCGTGCAGGGTGTGGGGGCTGCGGGCCCTCGGGTTGTGGCGCTTGCGGTGATCCGCGATCTGTATTCCGGCCGGCAAATGGCCAAGATCATGTCTTTCGTGATGATGATCTTTGTCGTCGTGCCCGCCTTTGCCCCTGCAATGGGGGCTGTGATCATCGCCCTGTCCGATTGGCGTGGCGTATTCTTGTCATTCATCGTTTTCTCGGCAACCTGTGTGGTCTGGGCCATGCTCCGCCTGCCCGAAACCCTGCCCAAGCCCAAGCGTCGACCTTTACAGATCGGCCTGCTGTGGAACGCGGTGAAAGAGATATTCAGCAACCCGATGGTGTGTCTGTCGATCACGGTGCAGACGCTGGTGATGGGGTTCTTGTTCTCGACGCTGATGCTGGTGCAACCCATTTACGACCAAGTCTATGACCGCGCCGAGAGCTTCCCCTTCTGGTTTGGCGTCGCGGCGCTGATCTCGGGGACGTCGAGCCTGCTGAACGCGCTGCTGGTCGTCCGGCTGGGGATGCAGCGCATCGTGATCCTTGCGCTTGGCCTGCAGATCGTATTGTCGGGCCTGATGCTGGGCCTTGGTCTGGGCGATCTGCCCGAGCCCTATGGCTTTGTCTTTTTCCTGATGTGGCAGGCGTCGCTGTTCTTTCAGGTGGGGCTGGTGATGGGCAATCTCAACGCGCTGGCGATGGAGCCTTTGGGCCATATCGCCGGCATGGCGGCGTCGGTCATCGGGGCGGTGTCGACGGTGATGGCGGCCATGCTCGCCTCGCCCATCGGGTTGATGTTCAACGGCACGATCACCCCGCTGATCGGCGCGGTACTGACGCTGGCGACACTCGCCTTTGCGCTGATGCTGCTTCTGGCGCGGGTCAACCGGCAGGCGGCAGCAGACCCCGCGGAATAGGGCTGAGCGACCACGTGGTGGCTGGTGGTGCCGGTTTCGCCCTTCGGGCGAGGATTTAGAGCCATTTGGAAGCGCGGACGAAGGCGCTTTAAGGAGGGGTAACAAAAAGGGGCACCGCTGATAGCGGTGCCCCCTTTTGATAGTGCGTTGATACCTGTGCGTTTATGCGGCGCGCTGAGCGCTTGGCTTGCGACGACGCCGCGCGGCACCGGCGGGTTTGCCCGCACCGCCGCCGTTACCACCGCCACCGTTACCGCCACCGCCGCCGCCGCCGGGGCGACCACCGCGACCACGACCGCGTCCGCCGCGACCCTTTGGCTTGGCGGGTTCGTCAATCGCTTCCCACGGACGGCCGGAGGCCACGGGGATCGAGATTTTCATCGTCTTCTGAATATCTTTCAGCTCGCCCATTTCATCCGGTGCGCAGAAAGCGATCGCCGCCCCGTCTTTGCCCGCGCGCGCGGTCCGGCCGATACGATGGACATAATTGTCGGGCACATTGGGCAGCTCGTAGTTGTAGACGTGCTTCACGTCGGGAATATCCAGACCGCGGGCGGCGACATCCGTTGCCACCAGCACAGTGACCTCGCCTTTCTTGAAGGATTCGATGGCGCGGTCCCGCTGACCCTGGCTTTTGTTGCCATGGATAGAGGCGGCTTTGAAACCGGCTTTGACCAGATCTTTCATCAGCTTTTCACAGCCGTGTTTGGTCCGCCCGAACACCAGGGCGCGTTCCTCGGTGTGTTTGCCAAGCAGTTCGATCAGCAGGGATTTCTTTTCCGCCTTGGCGATGAAATGCACCTCTTGGGTGATCTTGTCCGCCGCCTTGCCCGGAGGCGAGACTTCGATGCGGATCGGGCTGTTGAGGTAGCTGTTGGCGATCTCGTTCATCAGTTTCGGCATGGTTGCCGAGAAGAGCATCGTTTGACGCTCTTTCGGCAGCACCGCCGCGATCTTTCGCAGATCGTGGATAAAGCCCATGTCGAGCATCTGGTCCGCTTCATCCAGCACAAGGAAAGTGGTCTTGTGCAGCAGCACCGCGCGGCGGTCCATCAGGTCCAGCAAGCGCCCGGGTGTGGCCACCAGCAGGTCGACGCCGCGCTCCATCCGTTTGATCTGCGGGTTGATCGACTGGCCGCCGACAATCATCATGGTTTTCAGCTGGGTCCCTTCGCAGAACCCCTTGAGGTTTTCCATGATCTGGTT
Proteins encoded in this region:
- a CDS encoding pseudouridine-5'-phosphate glycosidase, with the translated sequence MIPLHRSAEVAKAHANGTPVVALESTIITHGMPYPQNLEVARQVEADVREAGAIPATIAVIDGRLHIGLEDDELTALAQAKNVAKLSRADMAACIATGGTGATTVAATMIAAHLAEIAVFATGGIGGVHKGAEDSFDISADLMELAQTPVTVVAAGAKAILDVAKTLEVLETQGVPVITVGQDSFPAFWSSTSPLKSPLRMDNATDIAAAHKMRGHMGLPGGQLVANPIPKEDEIAAADLAPIIMAAQADANTHGISGKAVTPYLLQRIFELTEGRSLTANIALVRNNARFASKIAAALMSKDA
- a CDS encoding DUF502 domain-containing protein, coding for MNTPFTPPLPPAPRRTLLSRIRASFLTGLVVIAPVGLTIWLIWSVIGWIDGIVLPMVPLAYHPDRLIQTYFGLDPSAQINVRGIGVIIFLLFTVIVGWLAKGIIGRSFIRFAESLVERTPVVRTIYSGIKQISETIFAQSERSFETACMIEYPRKGMWALGFISIPAKGEVAAAGGEGSNLVGVFVPTTPNPTSGFLLFVPQKDVTELDMSVEDAAKLVISAGLVYPPKKPVPVDPSATPRPDRISPS
- a CDS encoding patatin-like phospholipase family protein produces the protein MQKKQINLALQGGGAHGAYTWGVLDRLLEEPELEISGISGTSAGALNGAALKAGLIKGGHQAARDNLDWLWDKVAGVGNLHLNGWMAPFGVGALSQAMAYSWPVMLSTAMTQIVSPYVYGPLYRNPLRDIVETFDYEHICEAAGPRLFVSATKVRDGKIRVFEKEEITPDAILASACLPTLFQAIEMEDPKSGRREAFWDGGYTGNPALFPLYSSDLPGDIVIININPLERDELPTTPQMIHNRVNEISFNSSLLRELRAIHFVQNLLDQGRVEEGQMQRLRIHMVADDDLMSQLSTATKSVPNGAVITALKSAGRTSAERFLQTDIDSVGKRSSVDLRKMFS
- a CDS encoding 3-hydroxybutyrate dehydrogenase, which codes for MDLSGKTAVITGSNSGIGLGIAWALARAGADVVLNSFTDRDEDHAIAKDIANETGVTARFIKADMSKAEECRQLITDAGRCDILVNNAGIQHVAPIPSFPTEKWDAIIAINLSSAFHTTAVALPMMREAGWGRVINVASAHGLTASPYKSAYIAAKHGIVGLSKTTALETAEDPITCNAICPGYVLTDIVEKQIPDTMKEYDMSREEVIKNVMLKRQPSKEFATVEQLGGTATFLCSEAGDQITGTTISVDGGWTAL
- a CDS encoding extracellular solute-binding protein, coding for MYGDPALPPDFVSLPYANPDAPQGGAIVLGNTGGFDSLNPFVRKGTSPWQLPFFTHESLMGRSWDEPFALYGLLAESIEVPEDRSWVEFTLRPEARFSDGSPVTPEDVIFSYEMLGTKGHPRYHGLYAQIDSITQTGPRSVRMAFNTDNRELALLAGMRPILSKAQWEGRDFANAPLAEIPLGSGPYVVSDYKAGKQVILTRNPDYWGKDVPFRKGTHNIDEIKLDFYGDANVLFEAFKAGEISALREFNAESWATQYDFPAVQRGDVVRSTFAHSKPSGMTGLVMNTRRAPFDDIRVREALIAAFNFEYINETLTGGAQPRITSYFSNSPLAMQDGPATGRVAELLTPFADDLPAGALDGYALPVSDGSARNRAGIRRAMGALADAGYSADGGTMRGPDGQPLSFSILLSKGSSENIAIAELYIQALARLGITARVDAVDDAQFVARNAAFDFDMAIFRRALSLSPGNEQRYYWGSEAADQEGSRNLMGVKSPAIDAMINTMVGASSAEDFTAATRALDRVLTAGRYVIPFWQFTEDRIAHVAAMKYPSHVPLYGDGPNYMPEVWWIEPAQ
- a CDS encoding helix-turn-helix domain-containing protein, with product MTQDGPKSMIQIARESGETETAPPVDLGARVRELRKARNWTLEQAANQAGLARSTLSKIENGQMSPTYEALKKLAVGLEISVPQLFTPPSAGQINGRMAVTKSGEGAAKATTTYEHMMLADTLRKKQMLPYRARIRARRMDEFDGWVRHDGEEFLYVLTGVITLYTEFYEPVEMRRGDSAYYDATMGHNVVSTSDEDATILWVTSLT
- a CDS encoding class I adenylate-forming enzyme family protein codes for the protein MLSVSASTGFAPCPAPFNLAAHVLGRAADLGDKTALAIVGPDRVEAWRFDQLEAAVRGTATGLLGMGLRPGDIVLMRLGNTVDFPLAYLGALAAGLVPVPTAAALTEPEVAAIIATLAPKAVLRDPAVPCPPNDTTVDLAQLRSMRDLPAAPWHMGDPDRLGYIIYTSGTSGRPSAVMHAHRAIWARQMMVRGWYDLKPEDRVMHAGAFNWTYTLGTGLMDPWTAGATALIPAAGVAPADLPALMARHEASLFAAAPGVYRQILKRHDQINVPSLRHGLSAGEKLPSAVARAWQAASGTPIFEAYGMSECSTFLSASPDRPARAGTLGQPQDGRRIALIGTEGPVEIGQEGTIAIHKSDPGLMLGYLGAPDQTAQKYQGDWFMTGDQGVMGTDGQITYLGRNDDMMNAGGFRVSPIEVEQTLAKFPGIHAVGAAEVEVKPDVTVIAAFYTADSPLDEAALALYAQDNMARYKQPRLFIHLPELPMGANGKLLRRSLRAAYEAQR
- a CDS encoding DsbA family protein, with translation MTQTIKLDIMSDPICPWCYIGKAHLDRALESEPDHPFAIEWHPFQLNPDMPADGMDRRAYLEGKFGGKEGAVRAYAPVVEHAEKAGLKINFEAMQRTPNTLNAHRLIHWAGIEGRQTAAVSALFKAYFVDARDIGDAEVLADIADGIEMDASVVTRLLATDEDMEDIRKRDAHSREMGINSVPTFIVGGRHAVPGAQPPELWKKVLAELRNEG
- a CDS encoding adenylyltransferase/cytidyltransferase family protein, which produces MKYDIPFPFMGRGRATVVTPAARPSSFTPSTPMTRTILTYGGFDGFHTGHADWLRQLARMGSDLVVGCQSEQFCQRAGRPAHLGFAARRAVLERCRYVSRVIPLETWDQVRSDIVNYNVSVLALPAHLPLPVSGLDEIVQVLRLPVTARETVQRQRAQAS
- a CDS encoding multidrug effflux MFS transporter, which encodes MTDDRPDINMSRPEFVALIAMMFAIIAFSTDAMLPALPEIGAELSPSDMTKVPLIVTAFILGMGMGTFVTGPLSDAFGRKNIIYLGSAIYIAGAVVAWLSQSLEVMLIARVVQGVGAAGPRVVALAVIRDLYSGRQMAKIMSFVMMIFVVVPAFAPAMGAVIIALSDWRGVFLSFIVFSATCVVWAMLRLPETLPKPKRRPLQIGLLWNAVKEIFSNPMVCLSITVQTLVMGFLFSTLMLVQPIYDQVYDRAESFPFWFGVAALISGTSSLLNALLVVRLGMQRIVILALGLQIVLSGLMLGLGLGDLPEPYGFVFFLMWQASLFFQVGLVMGNLNALAMEPLGHIAGMAASVIGAVSTVMAAMLASPIGLMFNGTITPLIGAVLTLATLAFALMLLLARVNRQAAADPAE